The Devosia sp. SD17-2 genome includes a region encoding these proteins:
- a CDS encoding EAL domain-containing protein has translation MRHLLALACFLVFALSAAAPARGFEVISVPEDVNAVNLSEVVEIVGGNDGRVQLSTAPDADGIIRRIEVLASQQGTNPSFALFALRNDSDQQIERLLVAPFFRLPGSGVFQPDLGEARISAVTPSAGIRPVRLSDPEADVFEVTLDPGATVTLVAELSAGSLPELYLWQPNAYRDYVNSFTLFRGVVLGVASLAAVFLTIMFVVKGRGVFPATAAFAWAVLAYLLIDFGILGRLFSLSAGGVQPLRAAAEAGIATTLAGFLFIYLNLHRWHLRFIHLALGLAALFLALFAFAFFQPAIAATISRLVLAMLGLSGFFLILLLALRGYDRAVLLVPTWIIFIAWLFYAWLVISGQVSNDVAQPAVGGGLVLVVMLLGFTAVQHAFSEGQVSIGTLSEVERRALALTGSGDFVFDWNIDRDRVTVSDELAIRLGEKRGALRGAIKRWLDRLHADDRDRFRTAFDTLVELRRGKVSADIRIAGHDGTYRSFRMRVKPVLGGDGQVNRIVGTLQDVTEDRAARERLLHDAVHDSLTGLPNKQLFLDRLERALERARLPGGVKPAVFLIDIDRFMELEERIGHSAADSVLLAMSRRISRAIRPLDTVARITGDQFAVILASEQAASKIAEIAEQIRKALKAPFNFGDRDLTLSASIGVTIYDSNPATAADVLRDAELAMYYAKRLGGDRIEAYRASARSISTYNRASEEDLERGMKEGELHVQFQPVTDITSGQIVGAEALMRWNHPTRGAVNPEEFVPLAERSGQIDKLGRLAFEQAATQTREWMTSIGLPEEFFVSVNLSPTQLATESLLADMRSLLDRDKALAASLKLEITESQVMSNPEHSAYMLEALHGLGVGLALDDFGTGHSSLSYLHRFPFDTIKIPAAFVKMGTDTGIAHTQGPIIKAIVALARDLELTVIAEGVESLDEIERLRQLNCRLAQGFAFGTAMTGAELARKLIAQKSR, from the coding sequence ATGCGTCATTTGCTTGCCCTCGCGTGTTTCCTCGTTTTCGCGCTCTCTGCCGCTGCGCCTGCGCGCGGCTTTGAGGTTATTTCCGTCCCTGAGGACGTGAACGCGGTCAATCTGTCCGAAGTCGTCGAGATCGTCGGCGGCAATGATGGACGTGTGCAATTATCCACGGCGCCCGATGCCGACGGCATTATCCGGCGCATCGAGGTTTTGGCGAGCCAACAGGGCACCAATCCCAGCTTCGCGCTGTTCGCGCTGCGCAATGACAGCGACCAGCAGATCGAGCGGCTTCTGGTCGCCCCCTTCTTCCGCCTTCCGGGCTCCGGCGTTTTCCAGCCAGATTTGGGCGAAGCGCGCATCAGTGCCGTCACGCCAAGCGCGGGTATCCGTCCCGTCCGTCTCTCCGATCCGGAAGCCGATGTGTTCGAGGTTACCCTCGACCCCGGCGCCACGGTCACGCTCGTCGCCGAATTGTCCGCCGGCAGTCTGCCCGAACTCTATCTCTGGCAGCCCAATGCGTACCGCGACTATGTGAACTCGTTCACGCTGTTCCGTGGCGTTGTGCTCGGCGTCGCCTCGCTTGCGGCGGTGTTCCTCACCATCATGTTCGTGGTCAAGGGGCGTGGCGTCTTCCCGGCGACCGCTGCCTTCGCGTGGGCAGTCCTGGCCTATCTCCTCATCGATTTCGGGATCCTTGGCCGTCTGTTCTCGCTCTCGGCAGGCGGCGTTCAGCCCCTGCGCGCCGCGGCGGAGGCCGGCATTGCCACGACCTTGGCGGGGTTCCTGTTTATATATCTGAACCTCCATCGCTGGCATCTGCGCTTCATCCATCTGGCGCTGGGCCTCGCCGCGCTGTTCCTCGCGCTCTTTGCGTTTGCCTTTTTCCAGCCTGCCATTGCCGCCACGATCTCGCGGCTGGTGCTGGCCATGCTGGGCCTGTCCGGTTTCTTCCTCATCCTGCTGCTGGCGCTGCGTGGCTACGACCGTGCGGTTCTGCTCGTGCCCACCTGGATCATCTTCATCGCCTGGCTGTTCTACGCCTGGCTTGTTATCTCCGGGCAGGTCAGCAATGACGTGGCACAGCCCGCCGTTGGGGGCGGCCTTGTTCTGGTGGTGATGCTGCTCGGCTTCACGGCGGTACAACACGCCTTTTCCGAAGGGCAGGTGTCCATCGGCACCTTGAGCGAGGTCGAGCGCCGTGCGCTGGCGCTGACGGGCTCGGGTGATTTCGTGTTCGACTGGAATATCGATCGCGACCGCGTCACCGTCAGCGATGAACTGGCCATTCGCCTCGGCGAAAAGCGCGGCGCCCTGCGCGGCGCCATCAAGCGCTGGCTCGACCGGCTGCATGCCGATGACAGGGATCGTTTCCGCACCGCCTTCGACACGCTGGTTGAATTGCGTCGCGGCAAGGTCTCGGCTGATATCCGCATCGCTGGCCATGACGGCACCTACCGCAGCTTCCGCATGCGCGTGAAACCCGTGCTGGGCGGCGACGGCCAGGTCAACCGTATCGTCGGCACCCTGCAGGACGTGACCGAGGACCGTGCCGCACGCGAGCGCCTTCTCCACGACGCCGTGCATGATAGCCTCACCGGCCTGCCCAACAAGCAGCTCTTCCTCGATCGGCTTGAGCGGGCTCTTGAGCGCGCCCGCCTGCCGGGTGGGGTGAAGCCTGCCGTCTTCCTTATCGACATCGACCGGTTCATGGAGCTCGAGGAACGCATCGGCCATTCCGCCGCCGATTCCGTGCTGCTCGCCATGTCGCGGCGCATTTCTCGCGCCATCCGCCCGCTCGACACCGTCGCCCGCATCACCGGCGATCAGTTCGCCGTGATCCTCGCCTCCGAGCAGGCGGCCAGCAAGATCGCCGAGATCGCCGAGCAGATCCGGAAAGCCCTCAAGGCCCCGTTCAATTTCGGCGACCGCGACCTGACCCTCTCTGCCTCCATCGGCGTCACCATTTACGACAGCAATCCCGCCACGGCGGCCGATGTGCTGCGCGATGCCGAGCTGGCGATGTATTACGCCAAGCGTCTCGGCGGCGACCGCATCGAGGCCTATCGCGCCTCCGCGCGCTCGATCTCCACCTACAACCGCGCCAGCGAAGAAGACCTTGAGCGGGGGATGAAAGAGGGCGAGCTGCATGTACAGTTCCAACCCGTCACCGACATCACCTCGGGCCAGATCGTTGGTGCTGAAGCGCTCATGCGCTGGAACCACCCCACGCGCGGCGCCGTCAATCCCGAGGAATTCGTGCCCTTGGCCGAACGCTCCGGCCAGATCGACAAGCTCGGGCGCCTGGCGTTTGAGCAGGCCGCGACGCAGACGCGCGAATGGATGACCAGCATCGGGCTCCCCGAGGAGTTCTTCGTCTCCGTCAATCTCTCGCCCACGCAGTTGGCGACTGAAAGCCTGCTGGCCGACATGCGCAGCCTGCTCGATCGTGACAAGGCGCTGGCGGCAAGTCTGAAGCTCGAAATCACCGAGAGCCAGGTGATGAGCAATCCCGAGCATTCCGCCTATATGCTGGAGGCCCTGCACGGCCTCGGCGTCGGGCTGGCGCTCGATGACTTCGGCACCGGTCATTCGTCGCTGAGCTATCTGCACCGCTTCCCGTTCGACACGATCAAGATCCCCGCTGCCTTCGTAAAGATGGGCACCGACACAGGGATCGCCCACACGCAGGGCCCGATCATCAAGGCCATCGTCGCCCTCGCGCGCGATCTCGAGCTGACGGTGATCGCCGAAGGCGTGGAGTCGCTGGATGAGATCGAACGCCTGCGCCAGCTCAACTGCCGTCTCGCACAGGGCTTTGCCTTTGGAACCGCGATGACGGGGGCGGAACTGGCCCGCAAGCTGATCGCCCAGAAGAGCCGCTAA
- a CDS encoding GNAT family N-acetyltransferase yields MLWPWSSPAPLVELRGKRMTMRLPHMRDYEEWAALRRASREFLKPFEPRWTDADLSRRLFALRVKRARIEAEQGTDYTFLLFVGPAGKQTLAGGMTLSNIRRRAAQFVTLGYWMGQSYAGRGLMSEAVSMAMPFVFETLDLHRVHAAFLPTNIASRRVLEKNGFVEEGFAERYLQIDGRWEDHVMMGLTRERWDLLRLSRRTATF; encoded by the coding sequence ATGCTGTGGCCCTGGTCTTCGCCGGCGCCATTGGTCGAACTACGCGGCAAGCGCATGACCATGCGCCTGCCGCACATGCGTGACTATGAGGAATGGGCAGCGCTGCGCCGCGCCAGCCGGGAGTTCCTCAAGCCATTCGAACCGCGCTGGACCGATGCCGACCTGTCACGGCGTCTTTTCGCCCTGCGCGTCAAGCGGGCCCGCATCGAGGCAGAGCAGGGCACCGACTACACCTTTCTCTTGTTCGTGGGTCCTGCCGGCAAGCAGACGCTGGCGGGCGGCATGACCCTCTCCAATATTCGTCGGCGTGCGGCCCAGTTCGTCACCCTCGGCTATTGGATGGGCCAGAGCTATGCGGGCAGGGGGTTGATGAGCGAGGCCGTGTCCATGGCCATGCCCTTCGTCTTCGAAACTCTCGACCTCCATCGCGTCCACGCAGCCTTTCTCCCCACAAATATCGCGTCACGCCGCGTGCTCGAAAAGAACGGTTTTGTCGAAGAGGGATTTGCCGAACGCTATCTCCAGATCGACGGCCGCTGGGAAGATCACGTCATGATGGGCCTAACGCGCGAGCGCTGGGATCTGCTGCGACTGAGCCGGCGCACGGCAACTTTCTAG
- a CDS encoding pitrilysin family protein — protein sequence MSVQSTTLDNGMVVLTDNMPHLESASLGVWVKAGARSERKAEHGLSHLLEHMAFKGTESRTALQIAESIENVGGDLNAATSIEHTGYFARVLKDDVALAADILADILQNSTFDEDEMTREKQVIVQEIGAARDNPDDHVFDLFQEAAFPSQPIGRTILGTVDSVRDFSPEMVRKYMRRNYVGDHMVISAAGNVDHEGLVEVARERFADLAPNGAPAPQRAEYKGGQERLVSDHEQAHIVLGFEGRAYNSDGFYAAQVLASVLGGGMSSRLFQEIREKRGLCYSVYSFHWAFADSGVFGVAAATGEDEVPELVPVVIDELRRAAQTISDEEVVRVRNQIRAGLLMSLESPSARAGQLARQQILWGRTIPMQETVERINRITAQRVREVAEQLFTSGMPTLAGIGPISGLPDVESIGERLKS from the coding sequence GTGAGCGTACAATCGACGACCCTCGACAACGGCATGGTTGTTTTGACCGACAACATGCCCCACCTCGAAAGCGCCTCGCTGGGCGTCTGGGTAAAGGCGGGTGCCCGGTCTGAACGCAAGGCCGAGCATGGGCTTTCCCATCTTCTCGAGCATATGGCCTTCAAGGGCACCGAGTCCCGCACTGCCCTCCAGATCGCCGAATCGATCGAGAATGTGGGCGGTGATCTCAACGCTGCCACCTCGATTGAGCATACCGGCTATTTCGCCCGCGTCCTCAAGGACGACGTCGCGCTTGCCGCCGATATTCTGGCCGACATCCTCCAGAACTCGACTTTCGACGAAGATGAGATGACCCGCGAAAAGCAGGTCATTGTCCAGGAGATCGGCGCAGCACGCGACAATCCTGACGACCATGTCTTCGATCTCTTCCAGGAAGCGGCGTTTCCCTCGCAGCCGATTGGTCGAACAATTCTCGGTACGGTTGATTCCGTTCGGGACTTCTCGCCGGAGATGGTTCGCAAATATATGCGCCGCAACTATGTGGGTGACCACATGGTCATTTCCGCCGCGGGCAATGTCGACCACGAAGGTCTCGTGGAAGTGGCGCGTGAACGCTTCGCCGATCTCGCCCCCAATGGCGCACCGGCGCCCCAGCGTGCAGAATATAAGGGCGGCCAGGAACGACTGGTATCTGATCACGAGCAGGCCCACATCGTTCTCGGGTTTGAAGGACGCGCCTATAATTCCGACGGCTTTTACGCCGCACAGGTGCTGGCATCTGTGCTCGGCGGGGGCATGAGCTCGCGCCTCTTCCAGGAAATCCGGGAGAAGCGCGGCCTTTGCTATTCGGTCTATTCGTTCCACTGGGCTTTTGCCGACAGCGGTGTCTTTGGCGTTGCCGCGGCGACAGGCGAGGACGAGGTCCCCGAACTGGTCCCCGTCGTCATCGATGAGCTGCGCCGCGCGGCACAGACCATTTCCGACGAAGAAGTGGTGCGCGTGCGCAATCAGATCCGCGCCGGCCTGCTGATGTCGCTGGAGAGCCCTTCGGCCCGCGCCGGTCAGCTGGCGCGCCAGCAGATCCTCTGGGGTCGGACCATCCCGATGCAGGAGACTGTGGAGCGCATCAACCGCATCACGGCCCAGCGCGTTCGCGAAGTCGCCGAGCAGCTCTTCACCTCCGGCATGCCGACCCTTGCCGGTATCGGCCCGATCAGCGGCCTGCCCGATGTCGAGAGCATCGGCGAGCGGCTCAAGAGCTGA
- the thrC gene encoding threonine synthase, whose amino-acid sequence MQFVSTRGQAPALGFSDAVLAGLASDGGLYVPASWLRITPDEIAGYAGRPYADVAYDIISRFTGDEIPGPVLRTIVDEAYASFRHPSVAPLVELEPGHFVLELFHGPTLAFKDVAMQFLSRVMDHILAERGLKATIVGATSGDTGSAAIEAFRGRETTDIFILHPQGRTSEVQRRQMTTVLDDNVHNIALDGTFDDCQDAVKAMFNHHAFRDSVRLSGVNSINWGRIVAQIVYYFTAAASLGAPHRKVSFTVPTGNFGDIFAGYCAQRMGLPIEKLVIATNANDILRRTLDTGRYEMLGVAPTISPSMDIQISSNFERLLFESVGRDADAVNRMMSALKQSRGFDLPEQSIAAIRRDFLAGTTDEAQTSATILQTWRDAGYLLDPHTAVGVAVARKLIEVGTPMITLSTAHPAKFPAAVSAAAGSTPGLPVWLSDLYDRPERLSVLPNDQRALEDFISSRTRAA is encoded by the coding sequence ATGCAGTTTGTTTCGACGCGCGGCCAGGCGCCGGCGCTTGGTTTCTCCGACGCAGTTTTGGCAGGTCTTGCTTCCGATGGGGGGCTTTATGTTCCTGCATCCTGGCTCCGGATTACGCCGGATGAAATCGCTGGTTATGCTGGCCGTCCCTACGCCGATGTCGCCTATGACATCATCTCCAGGTTCACTGGCGACGAAATTCCGGGCCCCGTCCTCCGCACGATTGTGGATGAGGCCTATGCATCGTTCCGTCACCCGTCCGTCGCGCCGCTCGTAGAGCTTGAGCCCGGACATTTCGTACTTGAACTTTTCCATGGCCCGACCCTGGCGTTCAAGGACGTCGCCATGCAGTTCCTCAGCCGCGTCATGGATCACATCCTGGCCGAGCGCGGCCTCAAGGCGACTATCGTCGGTGCGACCTCTGGTGACACCGGTTCGGCGGCTATTGAAGCCTTCCGCGGCCGCGAAACCACCGACATCTTCATTCTCCATCCGCAGGGCCGCACCTCCGAGGTGCAGCGCCGGCAGATGACGACGGTGCTCGATGACAATGTGCATAACATTGCCCTCGACGGCACGTTCGATGACTGCCAGGACGCGGTGAAGGCGATGTTCAATCATCATGCCTTCCGCGACAGCGTCCGCCTCTCCGGCGTGAACTCCATCAACTGGGGCCGCATCGTTGCGCAGATCGTCTATTATTTCACGGCTGCCGCCTCCCTCGGTGCCCCGCACCGCAAGGTGAGCTTCACCGTGCCGACCGGCAATTTCGGCGACATCTTCGCCGGCTACTGCGCCCAGCGCATGGGCCTGCCGATCGAAAAGCTGGTGATCGCCACCAACGCCAACGACATTCTGCGTCGCACGCTGGATACCGGTCGCTACGAGATGCTTGGCGTTGCGCCGACCATCAGTCCGTCCATGGATATCCAGATCTCGTCCAATTTCGAACGCCTGCTGTTCGAGTCGGTCGGCCGGGACGCTGACGCGGTCAACCGCATGATGTCCGCGCTCAAGCAGTCGCGCGGCTTCGATCTCCCCGAGCAGTCGATTGCCGCCATCCGCCGCGATTTCCTGGCCGGAACGACTGACGAAGCCCAGACCAGCGCAACGATTCTCCAGACCTGGCGTGACGCGGGCTATCTTCTCGACCCCCATACTGCCGTCGGTGTCGCTGTTGCCCGCAAGCTGATCGAAGTCGGCACGCCGATGATCACCCTGTCCACGGCGCATCCGGCCAAATTCCCGGCAGCAGTTTCTGCCGCAGCCGGAAGCACACCGGGCTTGCCCGTGTGGCTGTCTGATCTTTACGATCGGCCGGAGCGCCTGAGTGTTCTGCCCAATGACCAGAGGGCGCTGGAAGACTTCATCTCGTCGCGCACGCGCGCGGCCTGA
- a CDS encoding SURF1 family protein: MTASTTRPLRWTDWLFAVLMLVLAAVCAFLGAWQMDRLAEKDALVAAVDARLTSAPIPVPAVDQWSSLDYEALVFQPVSLTGAYRYTQTLTVFTSLSNANGQYGGPGFWVMTPFELEQGGTVFVNRGFVPQQYQEAAAIGDLHGEDPGMVTITGLFREPEVAGMMTPEANMSDRIEWVRDPARMALMADPNLAPIAPFYVDLPATVPGELPQGGETVITFPNNHFGYALTWYGFSIVAVVMLGFWLWRQRRPLAN; the protein is encoded by the coding sequence ATGACCGCGTCTACCACTCGCCCGCTGCGCTGGACTGACTGGCTCTTTGCGGTCTTGATGCTCGTTCTTGCGGCCGTGTGCGCTTTCCTCGGTGCCTGGCAGATGGATCGCCTGGCCGAGAAAGACGCCTTGGTGGCGGCCGTTGATGCGCGCCTGACTTCTGCGCCCATACCGGTGCCTGCGGTCGATCAGTGGTCCAGCCTCGACTATGAAGCTCTGGTTTTCCAGCCCGTCTCGCTGACAGGGGCCTATCGCTACACGCAGACCCTTACGGTCTTCACCAGCCTCTCCAATGCCAATGGCCAATATGGTGGACCCGGTTTCTGGGTCATGACCCCATTCGAGCTCGAGCAGGGTGGCACTGTCTTCGTCAATCGCGGGTTCGTGCCTCAGCAGTACCAGGAGGCCGCAGCGATCGGTGATCTGCACGGCGAAGACCCCGGTATGGTCACGATAACCGGTCTTTTCCGTGAGCCTGAAGTTGCTGGCATGATGACGCCCGAGGCCAATATGTCTGATCGGATCGAGTGGGTGCGCGATCCCGCGCGTATGGCCCTCATGGCCGACCCGAACCTTGCGCCGATTGCGCCGTTCTATGTCGATCTGCCCGCGACCGTGCCGGGCGAACTGCCTCAGGGCGGCGAGACGGTGATCACCTTCCCCAACAACCATTTTGGTTACGCACTGACCTGGTACGGCTTTTCCATTGTCGCGGTTGTCATGCTGGGCTTCTGGCTGTGGCGACAGCGTCGGCCACTCGCCAACTAG
- a CDS encoding DUF983 domain-containing protein, whose product MSTPSPILTGIRCRCPRCGRGPLFGNYLSLAPACSNCGLDYSFADSGDGPAVFVIFLVAPLVIILALAVGSVIPMAPWVHLLVWIPATLLLCLVLLPPFKGVLVNLQFSNDAHEGHQ is encoded by the coding sequence ATGTCGACGCCCAGCCCGATTTTGACCGGCATTCGCTGCCGCTGCCCGCGCTGCGGCCGGGGACCTCTGTTTGGCAACTATCTCTCCCTGGCGCCGGCATGTTCCAATTGCGGCCTCGACTATTCGTTCGCCGATAGTGGCGATGGGCCCGCCGTATTCGTGATCTTCCTCGTGGCGCCGCTGGTCATCATCCTCGCGCTTGCGGTCGGCTCGGTAATCCCGATGGCGCCATGGGTTCACCTTCTCGTTTGGATACCCGCGACGCTTCTGCTCTGCCTGGTGCTCCTGCCCCCGTTCAAGGGTGTCCTGGTCAATCTTCAATTCAGCAATGATGCCCATGAGGGACACCAATGA
- a CDS encoding cytochrome c oxidase subunit 3, with protein MAAIEKNHDYHMVEPSPWPVVMSAAVLVMMVGVVFWMRDWTPWIFAIGFAGVLYAFYGWWSDVVKEAENGVDHTPVVQMHHRYGMILFIASEVMLFAAFFWAYFDGFFRLDDVEQYTRVAATGGHWPPTGVEVFDPFHLPLFNTLILLTSGTTVTWAHHALLENDRQGLKWGLALTVGLGILFSFVQALEYSHAGFSFTGNMYGATFVMATGLHGFHVLIGTIFLAVCLFRALAGHFTPERHLGFEFAAWYWHFVDVVWIFLFATIYVWGSWGVALSH; from the coding sequence ATGGCCGCGATTGAAAAGAACCATGACTACCACATGGTAGAACCGAGCCCGTGGCCCGTCGTGATGTCGGCCGCCGTGCTTGTGATGATGGTCGGCGTCGTTTTCTGGATGCGCGACTGGACCCCGTGGATCTTCGCCATTGGCTTCGCCGGCGTTCTCTACGCCTTCTACGGCTGGTGGTCCGACGTCGTTAAGGAAGCCGAGAACGGCGTTGATCACACCCCAGTCGTGCAGATGCACCACCGCTATGGCATGATCCTGTTCATTGCCTCCGAAGTCATGCTGTTCGCAGCTTTCTTCTGGGCCTATTTCGACGGCTTCTTCCGTCTCGATGACGTCGAGCAGTACACGCGCGTCGCTGCAACCGGTGGTCATTGGCCCCCGACCGGCGTCGAAGTGTTCGACCCGTTCCACCTGCCGCTGTTCAACACCCTCATTCTGTTGACCTCGGGCACCACCGTGACCTGGGCGCACCACGCTCTTCTCGAGAATGATCGTCAGGGTCTGAAGTGGGGCCTCGCCCTCACCGTTGGTCTGGGTATCCTCTTCTCCTTCGTCCAGGCTCTGGAATACAGCCACGCCGGCTTCTCGTTCACCGGCAACATGTATGGCGCGACCTTCGTGATGGCGACCGGCCTGCATGGCTTCCACGTCCTCATCGGTACGATCTTCCTGGCCGTCTGCCTCTTCCGCGCCCTGGCCGGGCATTTCACCCCCGAGCGTCACCTCGGCTTCGAATTCGCTGCCTGGTACTGGCACTTCGTTGACGTGGTCTGGATTTTCCTCTTTGCCACCATCTATGTGTGGGGCAGCTGGGGCGTGGCGCTGAGCCACTAG
- a CDS encoding cytochrome c oxidase assembly protein, producing MATTAFQPRHNGKTGIVLFGIAAGMVGLAFAAVPLYQLFCQVTGYGGTTQVASDNPKGLIAREMKVRFDANVEDALPWKVTAAAPVTDQIGAVDTVNYIATNTSDEVVTGTAIFNVSPPKAGIYFNKIECFCFTEQTLQPGETVEMPIVFFVDPDLDDNPELNTIKEITLSYTFYASENEGS from the coding sequence ATGGCGACCACTGCATTCCAGCCGCGGCATAATGGAAAGACGGGCATTGTCCTGTTCGGCATCGCTGCCGGCATGGTCGGCCTCGCCTTCGCGGCTGTTCCGCTTTACCAGCTCTTCTGCCAGGTGACCGGCTATGGCGGGACCACTCAGGTCGCGAGCGACAATCCCAAGGGTTTGATCGCACGCGAGATGAAGGTTCGCTTCGACGCGAATGTCGAAGACGCACTTCCCTGGAAGGTCACGGCCGCAGCTCCGGTGACAGATCAGATCGGCGCAGTCGATACCGTCAATTACATTGCCACCAATACCTCTGACGAAGTGGTGACGGGTACGGCGATCTTCAACGTCTCGCCTCCCAAGGCCGGCATCTACTTCAACAAGATTGAGTGCTTCTGCTTCACCGAGCAGACACTCCAGCCCGGGGAAACGGTGGAAATGCCCATCGTCTTCTTTGTCGATCCAGACCTGGACGACAATCCGGAACTCAACACGATCAAAGAGATAACTCTCTCTTATACCTTCTACGCTTCAGAGAATGAGGGAAGCTGA
- a CDS encoding heme o synthase → MKDAPAMTGEARVGDYLALLKPRVMSLVVFCALVGMLVAPGDINPIIGLIAIVCIAIGGGASGALNMWYDADIDAVMSRTVNRPIPAGRVTKGEALAFGLILSAFSVALLGLATNWVAGAFLAFTIFFYAVVYTIWLKRSTPQNIVIGGAAGAFPPMVGWAAVTGDITLDSFVLFLIIFLWTPPHFWALALYKQGDYGAAGIPMMPNVAGVPSTKRQIFVYSVLLALSSLLPVILGFSSLMYGAVAAVTGFGFVFLALRLLRAPDGVDMRKAARKLFTYSLSYLFVLFLALLADHVVISLGVL, encoded by the coding sequence ATGAAGGACGCGCCTGCGATGACAGGCGAAGCTCGGGTAGGTGACTACCTCGCGCTCCTCAAGCCGCGTGTTATGTCGCTTGTGGTTTTCTGCGCACTGGTGGGCATGCTCGTCGCTCCTGGCGACATCAATCCCATCATCGGGCTGATCGCGATCGTTTGTATCGCGATCGGTGGCGGTGCCTCCGGGGCACTCAACATGTGGTATGACGCCGATATCGACGCGGTCATGAGCCGCACCGTCAATCGGCCCATTCCCGCCGGCCGCGTGACCAAGGGCGAAGCTCTGGCGTTCGGCCTGATCCTGTCGGCCTTCTCGGTTGCCCTGCTTGGTCTGGCGACCAATTGGGTTGCCGGCGCCTTCCTGGCCTTCACGATTTTCTTTTACGCTGTCGTCTACACGATCTGGCTCAAGCGCTCGACGCCCCAGAACATCGTTATCGGCGGCGCTGCCGGTGCCTTCCCGCCCATGGTTGGCTGGGCCGCTGTAACCGGCGACATCACCCTCGACAGCTTCGTGCTGTTCCTGATCATCTTCCTCTGGACGCCCCCGCACTTCTGGGCTCTCGCCCTTTACAAGCAGGGTGACTACGGCGCTGCCGGCATCCCGATGATGCCCAATGTTGCCGGTGTGCCGTCGACCAAGCGTCAGATCTTCGTCTATTCCGTTCTCCTGGCGCTGAGCTCCCTGCTGCCTGTCATCCTGGGCTTCTCCAGCCTGATGTATGGCGCGGTTGCTGCCGTCACCGGATTTGGTTTTGTTTTCCTCGCGCTGCGCCTTCTGCGTGCGCCTGACGGGGTCGACATGCGCAAGGCCGCACGCAAGCTCTTCACCTACTCGTTGAGCTATCTGTTCGTGCTCTTCCTGGCCCTGCTCGCCGATCACGTCGTCATCAGCCTAGGAGTGTTGTGA